The following coding sequences lie in one Desulfovibrio sp. TomC genomic window:
- a CDS encoding RlmE family RNA methyltransferase — MKTYRDHYFNKAKQENYPARSVYKLKEIEKQSRLLVSGASVLDLGACPGSWSLYASERVGPAGRVLAIDLKPAGTAFSGNVTYLTGDMLEPGPDILEAFAKFGPFDVVLSDMAPNTIGHKFTDQARSYELCEAALSVAVARLKPGGSFVVKIFQGPDFQVYQKGLRLYFSKVRVAKPKSSRPESKEIFFVATGFHAPVGQPDDPAPSPLPPGEAGQAD; from the coding sequence ATGAAAACGTATCGCGATCATTATTTCAACAAGGCCAAGCAGGAGAACTATCCGGCGCGTTCGGTCTATAAGCTCAAGGAGATCGAAAAACAATCGCGCCTGCTCGTTTCCGGCGCGTCTGTGCTTGATCTCGGGGCCTGCCCCGGTTCCTGGAGCCTCTACGCCTCAGAGCGCGTTGGTCCGGCCGGCCGGGTCCTGGCCATCGACCTCAAGCCCGCCGGCACGGCTTTTTCCGGCAACGTCACCTATCTGACCGGCGACATGCTCGAACCCGGCCCGGACATCCTGGAGGCCTTTGCCAAATTCGGCCCCTTTGACGTGGTGTTAAGCGACATGGCCCCCAACACCATCGGGCATAAGTTCACGGACCAGGCCCGGTCGTATGAGCTGTGCGAGGCGGCCCTGTCCGTGGCCGTGGCCCGGCTCAAGCCCGGCGGTTCCTTTGTGGTCAAGATCTTTCAGGGGCCGGATTTTCAGGTCTATCAGAAAGGCCTGCGCCTCTATTTTTCCAAGGTGCGCGTGGCCAAACCCAAAAGCTCCCGGCCCGAGAGCAAGGAAATTTTTTTCGTGGCCACCGGTTTTCATGCGCCGGTGGGCCAGCCAGACGATCCCGCCCCCTCGCCCTTGCCGCCGGGCGAGGCTGGTCAAGCGGATTGA
- a CDS encoding methyltransferase domain-containing protein has translation MAEYLATGFAGLDRTVDPDVYVRCLRYLGDAPGMRAIKDASITRLGLSPGVAALEVGCGLGVEAAAMAAATGNAGLAVGLDASQTMLRRAAADMGARAGNRPVLTAGDGARLPFADEVFAACRIERTLQHVADPGAVLGEMARVARPGGVVLAVEPDWGTFVVDSRHVAVTRRLARFWCDSFRCGWIGRRLARLMAAVGLVGIEIVPHSLVLRRLDAAEAVYSLCETADRAAASGLVTRAAAASFQTEQRRLDASGVFFSSLTFFMAVGRKPAAGECGRDEEEGLRRPGA, from the coding sequence ATGGCGGAATATCTGGCCACGGGCTTTGCCGGGCTTGACCGGACAGTCGATCCCGACGTCTACGTGCGGTGTCTGCGCTACCTGGGCGACGCCCCGGGAATGCGGGCCATCAAAGACGCAAGCATAACCCGGCTGGGACTTTCCCCGGGTGTTGCGGCCCTGGAGGTCGGATGCGGCCTGGGCGTCGAGGCGGCGGCCATGGCGGCAGCCACCGGGAATGCCGGGTTGGCGGTCGGACTGGACGCCAGCCAGACCATGCTTCGCCGGGCTGCGGCAGATATGGGCGCAAGAGCCGGCAACCGGCCCGTGCTGACCGCCGGGGACGGCGCACGCCTGCCCTTTGCCGACGAGGTGTTTGCCGCCTGCCGCATCGAGCGCACCTTGCAGCATGTGGCCGATCCCGGCGCGGTGCTGGGCGAGATGGCCCGGGTGGCGCGTCCCGGCGGCGTGGTTTTGGCGGTCGAGCCGGACTGGGGAACTTTTGTGGTGGACAGCCGGCATGTCGCTGTGACCCGGCGGCTGGCCCGGTTTTGGTGCGACAGCTTCCGTTGCGGCTGGATCGGCCGACGCTTGGCCCGGCTCATGGCCGCAGTCGGGCTGGTCGGAATTGAAATTGTCCCCCACTCGCTGGTGTTGCGCCGCCTTGACGCTGCCGAGGCCGTCTACAGTCTGTGCGAGACAGCCGACCGGGCCGCCGCCTCCGGCCTCGTGACCCGGGCCGCTGCCGCCTCGTTTCAGACGGAACAACGCCGTCTGGATGCCTCAGGCGTCTTTTTTTCGAGCCTGACCTTTTTTATGGCCGTGGGCAGAAAGCCGGCGGCCGGGGAGTGCGGGAGAGACGAGGAAGAAGGCCTCCGGCGGCCGGGGGCCTGA
- the thiE gene encoding thiamine phosphate synthase: protein MSRVTCDLGLYLVTDRGALLGRDLFDVVARAVAGGARLVQLREKNAATREFVEMARGLAALIRPLGARLIINDRVDVALAAGADGVHVGQDDMHPADVRALVGPDRIVGLSVTGEDETRAARGMPVDYLGAGPVFATATKKDAGAPQGLVGLARMLALAEVPVVAIGAVTPANARMIMATGVAGLAVVSAVCSAADPQAAARELRAIVDAAVG from the coding sequence ATGAGCCGGGTTACGTGCGACCTGGGCCTGTATCTGGTCACGGACCGGGGGGCGCTCCTTGGCCGCGACCTGTTTGACGTGGTGGCCCGGGCCGTGGCCGGCGGGGCGCGTCTGGTGCAACTGCGGGAAAAAAACGCCGCCACCCGCGAATTCGTGGAGATGGCCCGGGGATTGGCTGCCCTCATCCGCCCGCTCGGGGCGCGCCTTATCATCAATGACCGGGTGGACGTGGCCCTGGCAGCCGGGGCGGACGGCGTGCATGTGGGCCAGGACGACATGCACCCGGCCGATGTGCGCGCCCTGGTCGGGCCGGACCGGATCGTCGGACTGTCCGTTACCGGCGAAGACGAGACCCGGGCCGCCAGGGGGATGCCGGTCGATTACCTCGGGGCCGGGCCGGTCTTTGCCACGGCGACCAAAAAGGATGCCGGCGCGCCCCAGGGCTTGGTCGGCTTGGCCCGGATGCTGGCCCTGGCCGAGGTCCCGGTGGTGGCTATCGGCGCGGTGACGCCGGCCAATGCCCGAATGATCATGGCCACCGGCGTGGCCGGGCTGGCCGTGGTGTCGGCCGTGTGCTCGGCAGCCGATCCCCAGGCTGCGGCCCGGGAATTGCGCGCCATCGTGGACGCGGCTGTAGGGTGA
- a CDS encoding pilus assembly protein PilZ produces MALIEYRQCPHCGKTTWQEYVPQVCSAQSYWLCRDCGDRRSAKRICVGDSALLHRGRLQTERTCADVFIVDISRSGAKLRLDDEMPITIHCDQTVLFNPKLQPFGELAQYLPSLIRWMDGAEFGLLFKQPLTLSSNDIMHILKN; encoded by the coding sequence ATGGCACTTATCGAATATCGGCAATGCCCGCATTGCGGCAAAACCACGTGGCAGGAATATGTTCCCCAGGTGTGTTCAGCCCAATCCTACTGGCTGTGTCGTGACTGCGGCGACCGGCGCTCGGCCAAACGCATCTGCGTAGGCGATTCGGCCCTGCTCCATCGCGGCCGGCTGCAGACCGAACGCACCTGCGCCGATGTGTTCATTGTCGATATCAGCCGCAGCGGCGCAAAACTGCGTCTGGACGACGAGATGCCCATCACGATCCACTGCGACCAGACCGTGCTGTTTAATCCCAAACTCCAGCCCTTTGGCGAATTGGCCCAGTATCTTCCAAGCCTCATACGCTGGATGGACGGCGCGGAGTTCGGACTGCTGTTTAAGCAACCGCTGACCTTGTCGTCAAACGACATCATGCACATCCTCAAGAATTGA
- the thiM gene encoding hydroxyethylthiazole kinase, with protein MDFAAAVFADVNRIREQAPLVVNITNNVVTNVTANALLALGASPAMTHHPVDAAELASLARAVVCNMGTPGEENGAAMAAAVRAAGSAGVPVVFDPVAAGVTSRRREVAQSVLAAGPLAAIRGNASEILSLSGSNATSKGADSRHSSREAVAAARSLAKDLGCVVCVSGEIDVITDGCAVVELAGGHVMMTRVTGLGCTATAFVGAFLAVNPDRLAATVHAMAVMAAVGTLAVAGAAGPGSLAVRFLDVVYNLTEAEIAAAVRLAA; from the coding sequence ATGGATTTTGCCGCAGCCGTTTTTGCCGATGTCAACCGCATCCGCGAGCAGGCCCCGCTCGTCGTCAACATCACCAACAATGTGGTCACCAATGTGACGGCCAATGCCCTGCTGGCCCTTGGCGCGTCGCCGGCCATGACCCATCACCCCGTCGATGCGGCCGAACTCGCTTCCCTGGCCCGGGCCGTGGTCTGCAATATGGGCACGCCCGGCGAGGAGAACGGGGCGGCCATGGCCGCCGCAGTCCGGGCCGCCGGGTCGGCCGGCGTGCCGGTGGTCTTTGATCCGGTGGCTGCCGGGGTCACCTCCCGGCGTCGGGAAGTGGCCCAAAGCGTCCTTGCCGCCGGACCATTGGCCGCCATCCGGGGCAACGCCTCGGAGATCCTGTCCCTGTCCGGGAGCAATGCCACTTCCAAGGGCGCAGACAGCCGGCATTCCAGCCGCGAGGCCGTGGCGGCCGCCCGGTCCCTGGCCAAGGACCTTGGCTGCGTCGTGTGCGTGAGCGGCGAGATTGATGTGATAACCGACGGCTGCGCGGTGGTGGAATTGGCCGGCGGCCACGTGATGATGACCCGGGTCACGGGCCTTGGCTGCACGGCCACGGCCTTTGTCGGCGCTTTCCTGGCGGTCAACCCCGATCGCCTTGCGGCCACGGTCCATGCCATGGCCGTCATGGCCGCTGTCGGGACCCTGGCCGTTGCCGGGGCCGCCGGACCGGGCAGTCTGGCCGTGCGGTTTCTGGATGTGGTGTACAATCTGACCGAGGCCGAAATTGCGGCCGCAGTGCGGCTGGCGGCATGA
- a CDS encoding glycosyltransferase family protein: protein MASLNRPARLSVIDETGEKRTLAGGPGAYAAFGDGDRLIFLGLGPDPAEAVALADGRPAAYVECPAFAAAMGTTWTKAIPDAWPRLDPAELAPLRAGAARFYLYRQNTRLFPSFWGPLWARVQLALLPRPESAPQSPTVLLFRDPAGMLEPQLARSLARLGRPVAAIPATDSAQAVAAVLGREKPALALCVNGTGLDDDGLVAELLRAAGVPLVLWFVDNPFHVLGRFRSRFWQWATLCVTDDSFLAPLWALGAGNAIHLPLAASDHFSGASPTPGLSDRAVFVGRSAFAGRDAFFADCRIPEALAGQARDMAEAGKRPDFFWWADHLGLGALWPGKSARQAGCGAETAGLAQRAAVLTAVGEDAPLTVYGDPGWRELLPPGTDVRPPVDYYGALPGLYAGAGVSVNVTSLLLPRGLTQRHFDVWAAGGCLITDATPGLTLFPAKLTAPIRYASPPAAGRLAADLLANPNRRKDLTAAWQEHITAGHRYEDRLAALLASLSVD from the coding sequence ATGGCCAGTTTAAACCGTCCAGCGCGCTTAAGCGTCATTGATGAAACAGGTGAAAAGCGCACGCTGGCCGGCGGTCCCGGGGCCTATGCCGCTTTTGGGGACGGTGACAGATTGATTTTTCTTGGCCTTGGCCCCGATCCGGCCGAGGCCGTGGCCCTGGCCGACGGGCGGCCCGCCGCCTATGTCGAATGCCCGGCCTTTGCCGCCGCCATGGGAACGACCTGGACAAAAGCCATCCCGGACGCCTGGCCGCGCCTGGACCCGGCCGAACTGGCCCCGCTGCGGGCCGGCGCAGCCCGCTTTTATCTCTATCGGCAAAACACCCGGCTTTTCCCGTCATTTTGGGGACCGCTCTGGGCCCGGGTCCAACTGGCCCTGCTGCCGCGCCCGGAGTCTGCGCCGCAAAGCCCGACCGTCCTGCTTTTTCGCGACCCGGCCGGGATGCTCGAACCGCAGCTGGCCCGGTCTCTGGCCAGACTGGGCCGCCCCGTGGCCGCCATCCCGGCCACTGACAGCGCCCAGGCCGTGGCTGCGGTCCTTGGCCGGGAAAAACCTGCCCTGGCCCTTTGCGTCAACGGGACGGGCCTTGACGACGACGGACTGGTGGCCGAACTGCTTCGGGCGGCCGGGGTGCCGCTTGTCCTCTGGTTTGTGGACAACCCGTTTCACGTGCTGGGGCGGTTTCGCAGCCGTTTCTGGCAGTGGGCGACCCTGTGCGTCACCGACGACAGTTTTCTTGCGCCGCTTTGGGCCCTGGGAGCCGGCAACGCCATCCACCTGCCCCTGGCCGCCTCGGACCATTTTTCCGGGGCCTCCCCGACTCCGGGACTGTCCGACCGGGCGGTCTTTGTCGGGCGAAGCGCTTTTGCCGGCCGCGACGCCTTTTTTGCCGACTGCCGGATTCCCGAGGCTCTGGCCGGGCAGGCCCGGGATATGGCGGAAGCCGGGAAACGGCCGGACTTTTTCTGGTGGGCCGACCACCTCGGCCTTGGGGCGCTGTGGCCGGGAAAATCCGCCCGGCAGGCCGGCTGCGGGGCCGAAACAGCGGGGCTTGCCCAGCGCGCGGCCGTCCTGACTGCTGTTGGGGAAGACGCTCCGCTTACTGTCTACGGCGACCCAGGCTGGCGGGAACTGCTGCCGCCGGGAACCGATGTGCGGCCGCCGGTCGATTATTACGGGGCGCTCCCGGGCCTGTATGCCGGAGCCGGGGTGTCGGTCAACGTCACGAGCCTGCTGCTGCCCCGGGGACTCACCCAACGCCATTTCGACGTCTGGGCGGCCGGGGGGTGCCTTATAACCGACGCCACGCCGGGGCTCACCCTGTTTCCGGCCAAACTCACTGCCCCCATACGCTATGCTTCGCCGCCCGCAGCCGGCCGATTGGCCGCCGATCTCCTGGCCAACCCGAACCGGCGAAAGGATTTAACCGCTGCCTGGCAGGAACACATCACCGCCGGGCATCGCTACGAAGACCGCCTCGCCGCCCTGCTCGCAAGCCTGTCCGTAGACTGA
- a CDS encoding YebC/PmpR family DNA-binding transcriptional regulator: MAGHSKWHNIQARKSVQDAKKSKFFTKVTKELMLAARSGGADTALNVRLKSAIAAAKAVNLPKDKIEQAIKKGTGELAGENLEEVLYEGYGPGGVAILVEAATDNRNRTVAEVRHMLSKGGGAMGESGCVSWMFSQKGVFSFPKSFTEDQLMEIGLEHGVEEIMDEGEVWEVHCAPADFEPLRVAFEAAGMVSDDAEIAMVPANVVTLDMENGQKLLRLIDMLEDNEDVQKVHSNGDLPDEMLG; encoded by the coding sequence ATGGCCGGACATAGTAAATGGCACAACATTCAGGCCCGCAAGTCGGTCCAGGACGCCAAGAAGAGCAAGTTTTTCACCAAGGTCACCAAGGAACTCATGCTGGCCGCCCGGTCCGGCGGGGCTGATACGGCGCTCAACGTGCGTCTTAAATCCGCCATTGCCGCTGCCAAGGCCGTCAACCTGCCCAAGGACAAGATCGAGCAGGCCATCAAGAAGGGCACCGGCGAGCTGGCCGGCGAAAACCTGGAAGAGGTGCTCTACGAGGGATACGGGCCGGGTGGCGTCGCCATCCTGGTCGAGGCGGCCACAGATAACCGCAACCGCACCGTGGCCGAAGTGCGCCACATGCTCTCCAAGGGCGGCGGGGCCATGGGCGAATCCGGCTGCGTGTCCTGGATGTTTTCCCAAAAGGGCGTGTTTTCCTTCCCCAAATCCTTCACCGAGGACCAGCTCATGGAAATCGGTCTGGAGCACGGCGTCGAAGAAATCATGGACGAGGGCGAGGTCTGGGAAGTGCACTGCGCCCCGGCCGATTTCGAGCCGCTGCGGGTCGCCTTCGAGGCCGCCGGCATGGTGTCTGACGATGCCGAGATCGCCATGGTGCCGGCCAATGTCGTGACCCTTGATATGGAAAACGGCCAGAAGCTTCTGCGCCTGATCGATATGCTCGAAGACAACGAAGACGTGCAGAAAGTCCACAGCAACGGCGACCTGCCCGACGAGATGTTGGGCTAG
- a CDS encoding motility associated factor glycosyltransferase family protein, whose protein sequence is MEINKYLADNLAFLAESGDPTGRWLAGCNPDPAIVHERLFRNPGGVIDWRMDDGQSLFGKLPPPFFYRDWRPTEKLEGAATIIIGTALGYGLNHVLTGTPDSHKVLVMEPRPEMLLACLGQTDYRPFLAHGKLRFVPPEIPAIESALQNLDVSFLFSRIYLRNDMACKQMGPEYSRLTALVKAKLENLSVDLTTLRQKQEVMVGNELRNYARAMNEGSLARMAGMAKGLTAVLLGAGPSLADFAPLLRRHRDKGFYAAALQTLPALERLGIKPDLCLAIDFNDNMLSSLDNLADPNFVADIPFIYSTKMAPGVLARYPGPKIPLWTQGGIGTYVLKDQELVLDAGGNVSVTLERFLAWAGAERFIMAGCDLSWKGSTTHVAGHHNAVWVHTYNPHEDVKLTNLHGEAIYTHLGFLAAKRDIEKDITNSRAGFFNLYGGGVVIDGAVNIGRDDLESGELLVSQGIAKEVFLDALNRASQPRTRPVFSPKTDAWATSLKNASRRLEKLVRKADKHQGEIRELLSQIQFFTRHDPLYMPYLYNEIMDLAGLVHTKARYGVKELAAFKAIRQRILTKTREIDICLAPSGSWAA, encoded by the coding sequence ATGGAGATCAACAAGTACCTTGCCGACAATCTCGCCTTCCTGGCCGAGTCCGGCGACCCGACGGGCCGCTGGCTGGCCGGCTGCAATCCTGATCCGGCCATCGTCCACGAACGGCTTTTCCGCAACCCGGGCGGCGTCATCGACTGGCGCATGGACGACGGGCAAAGCCTTTTTGGCAAGCTGCCGCCGCCGTTCTTTTATAGGGACTGGCGGCCCACGGAAAAGCTCGAAGGCGCAGCCACCATCATTATCGGCACGGCCCTTGGCTATGGTCTCAACCATGTGCTGACCGGCACCCCCGACTCCCACAAGGTTCTGGTCATGGAACCCCGGCCGGAAATGCTGCTGGCCTGCCTGGGACAAACCGATTATCGGCCGTTTTTGGCCCATGGCAAGCTGCGCTTTGTGCCCCCCGAGATTCCCGCCATCGAGTCGGCCCTGCAAAATCTCGATGTGAGCTTCCTTTTTTCACGCATTTACCTGCGAAACGACATGGCCTGCAAACAGATGGGCCCGGAATATTCCCGGCTGACCGCCCTGGTTAAAGCCAAGCTCGAAAACCTGTCGGTGGATCTGACCACGCTGCGCCAGAAGCAGGAAGTCATGGTCGGCAACGAGCTTCGCAACTACGCCCGGGCCATGAACGAAGGCAGTCTGGCCCGAATGGCCGGCATGGCCAAAGGTTTGACGGCCGTGCTCCTGGGCGCGGGACCGTCGCTGGCCGACTTCGCCCCGCTGCTGCGCCGCCACCGGGACAAAGGCTTTTACGCCGCCGCCCTGCAGACCCTGCCGGCCCTGGAACGCCTGGGCATCAAGCCCGATCTGTGCCTGGCCATCGACTTTAACGACAACATGCTAAGTAGCCTGGACAATCTGGCCGACCCGAATTTTGTCGCCGATATCCCCTTTATTTACTCCACCAAGATGGCTCCGGGCGTCCTGGCCCGCTATCCCGGCCCCAAAATACCGCTGTGGACCCAGGGCGGCATCGGCACCTACGTGCTCAAGGACCAGGAACTGGTCCTCGACGCCGGCGGCAACGTCTCCGTCACCCTGGAACGCTTTCTCGCCTGGGCCGGAGCCGAACGCTTCATCATGGCTGGCTGCGACCTGTCCTGGAAGGGTTCCACCACCCACGTTGCCGGTCACCACAACGCCGTGTGGGTCCATACCTACAACCCGCACGAAGACGTGAAGCTCACCAATCTGCACGGCGAGGCCATCTATACCCACCTCGGCTTCCTGGCCGCCAAGCGGGATATCGAAAAGGATATTACCAACTCCCGGGCCGGTTTCTTCAACCTCTACGGCGGCGGCGTCGTCATTGACGGGGCCGTCAACATCGGCCGGGACGACCTCGAATCCGGCGAACTGCTGGTCAGCCAGGGCATTGCCAAAGAGGTGTTCCTGGATGCGCTTAACCGGGCCTCCCAGCCGCGTACCCGGCCGGTATTTTCGCCCAAGACCGACGCCTGGGCCACGTCGCTCAAAAACGCCTCGCGGCGACTGGAAAAACTCGTGCGCAAGGCCGACAAGCACCAGGGCGAAATCCGCGAGCTGTTGTCCCAGATTCAGTTCTTCACCCGCCACGATCCGCTCTACATGCCCTACCTGTACAACGAGATCATGGATCTGGCCGGGCTGGTCCATACCAAGGCCCGCTACGGCGTCAAGGAATTGGCGGCGTTCAAGGCCATCCGCCAGCGCATTTTGACCAAAACCCGGGAAATAGACATCTGCCTGGCCCCGTCCGGGTCCTGGGCGGCGTAG
- a CDS encoding cysteine synthase translates to MIHDSVLSLVGKTPLVRMGRVCPNPAVTLCAKIEMRNPGGSIKDRVALAMIEAAERAGELTPGRTVIEATSGNTGIGLAMVCAVKGYKLKLLMPASASEERKRIMRAYGAEIVLTPGNLGTDGAIEEAYRLAREEPERYVLMDQFNNPASIEAHYAATAVEIFEASEGRVTHVVAALGTSGTAMGLVKKLKELNAAIEVIAVEPRPGHKIQGLKNMQESYPPGIFDKHALDAIVPVEDDEAFAMARRLAREEGLLIGMSGGAAMAAATRLASGLASGLVVVILADSGERYLSTTLFAAPEKKGVALGSVGPAAPVYLDPASASPGLFTFGPPLSDPGDLDAWRRVVVLDVLARALTRGGGRPTLAVGLADLDDRCLEASRAAGLKCREFAAAARERVAGYAGLLGVAGAAFPLAGDALDEALAMTRKLMDKGLAYEKLRSVYFDVARDKAYGRLLGLDMTKLALGKTVDLDSYAKDHPRDFTLLKRVSLKDLKAGDILVTPWGNVRPSWFLQMAAAAAKTLPAVTVVVADEDKTFPHLENLRAIWAGGAGLSPAAWLAGGRVSGRDGIEGVPRLDDLLALGVHPLAIRAWLLSTSYHKPLSATPDALAMWERNRSRIQELAANLTLAATGDGAPGQIAAGEAERLEASLEASLADDLAVYHCWPALFAFCRFANAALAADTLAPGDASRLLAALAQADSALGLLDAARLPVARPLWPIEATRLCAERAAAREARDFARADALRLAIESLGYRVEDAADGARLFPVG, encoded by the coding sequence ATGATTCATGATTCCGTGCTGTCCCTGGTCGGCAAGACCCCGCTTGTGCGCATGGGCCGGGTGTGTCCCAACCCGGCCGTGACCCTGTGCGCCAAAATCGAGATGCGAAACCCCGGCGGCTCCATCAAGGACCGCGTGGCCCTGGCCATGATCGAGGCGGCTGAACGCGCCGGCGAATTGACGCCCGGACGCACGGTCATCGAGGCCACCTCCGGCAATACCGGCATCGGGCTAGCCATGGTCTGCGCCGTCAAGGGCTACAAGTTAAAGCTCCTCATGCCGGCCTCGGCCTCGGAGGAACGAAAGCGCATCATGCGGGCGTATGGCGCGGAAATCGTGCTCACCCCGGGCAACCTCGGCACCGACGGGGCCATTGAGGAGGCCTATAGGCTGGCCCGGGAGGAACCCGAGCGCTACGTGCTCATGGACCAGTTCAACAATCCGGCCAGCATCGAGGCCCACTACGCGGCCACGGCCGTGGAGATTTTCGAGGCGTCCGAGGGCCGGGTCACCCATGTGGTCGCGGCCCTTGGCACGTCGGGTACGGCCATGGGGCTGGTCAAGAAATTGAAAGAACTCAATGCGGCCATTGAAGTCATCGCCGTGGAGCCCCGGCCCGGCCACAAGATCCAGGGCCTTAAAAACATGCAGGAGTCCTATCCGCCGGGCATTTTTGACAAGCATGCCCTGGACGCCATTGTGCCGGTTGAGGACGACGAGGCCTTTGCCATGGCCAGGCGTCTGGCCCGGGAGGAAGGGCTTTTGATTGGCATGAGCGGCGGAGCGGCCATGGCTGCGGCCACGCGGCTGGCTTCGGGACTGGCTTCGGGGCTGGTGGTGGTCATTCTGGCCGACAGCGGCGAGCGTTATCTGTCCACGACGCTTTTTGCCGCGCCCGAGAAAAAAGGCGTGGCTCTCGGCAGCGTCGGTCCGGCCGCGCCGGTCTATCTCGACCCGGCTTCAGCGTCGCCCGGTCTTTTCACCTTTGGCCCGCCCCTGTCCGATCCCGGCGATCTGGATGCCTGGCGGCGGGTGGTCGTTCTCGACGTCCTGGCCCGGGCCTTGACCCGGGGCGGGGGCCGGCCGACCCTGGCCGTGGGGCTGGCCGATCTCGACGACCGCTGCCTGGAAGCCTCCCGGGCGGCCGGGCTTAAGTGCCGGGAGTTTGCCGCCGCGGCCCGGGAGCGCGTGGCCGGTTATGCCGGGCTTTTGGGCGTGGCCGGGGCCGCCTTTCCCCTGGCCGGCGACGCCCTGGACGAGGCCCTGGCCATGACCCGCAAGCTCATGGACAAGGGGCTGGCCTATGAGAAACTGCGCAGCGTCTATTTCGACGTGGCCCGGGACAAGGCCTACGGCCGGCTCCTTGGCCTGGACATGACCAAGCTGGCCCTGGGCAAGACCGTGGACCTCGATTCGTACGCCAAGGACCATCCCCGGGATTTCACCCTGCTTAAGCGCGTCAGTCTCAAAGACCTCAAGGCCGGCGATATCCTGGTGACCCCCTGGGGCAACGTGCGCCCGAGTTGGTTTTTGCAGATGGCGGCGGCAGCGGCCAAGACCCTGCCGGCCGTGACCGTAGTCGTGGCCGACGAGGATAAGACCTTTCCCCACCTGGAAAACCTGCGGGCCATCTGGGCCGGCGGGGCCGGGCTTTCGCCGGCCGCCTGGCTGGCCGGGGGCCGGGTGTCGGGCCGGGACGGCATCGAGGGTGTGCCGCGTCTGGACGACCTGCTGGCTCTTGGCGTCCATCCCCTGGCCATCCGGGCCTGGCTGTTGTCCACGAGCTACCACAAACCGCTCTCCGCCACCCCCGATGCCCTGGCCATGTGGGAGCGAAATCGCAGCCGCATCCAGGAGTTGGCCGCCAACCTGACCCTGGCGGCAACCGGAGACGGCGCGCCAGGGCAGATTGCCGCCGGTGAAGCCGAGCGCCTGGAAGCGTCCCTGGAGGCGTCCTTGGCCGACGATCTGGCCGTCTACCATTGCTGGCCGGCGCTTTTTGCCTTCTGTCGGTTTGCCAATGCCGCCCTGGCCGCCGACACGCTGGCTCCGGGCGACGCCTCGCGGCTTTTGGCCGCCCTGGCCCAGGCCGACAGCGCCCTGGGATTGCTCGACGCCGCCCGTCTGCCTGTTGCGCGTCCGCTGTGGCCGATCGAGGCGACCCGACTGTGCGCGGAGCGGGCAGCGGCCCGGGAAGCCAGGGATTTCGCCCGGGCCGACGCCCTGCGGCTGGCCATCGAATCTCTTGGCTACCGGGTTGAAGACGCGGCCGACGGGGCGCGGCTTTTCCCGGTGGGGTGA